A region from the Thermodesulfobacteriota bacterium genome encodes:
- a CDS encoding class II fructose-bisphosphate aldolase, with translation MAISYKELGFVNTREMFKKAMDGGYAVPAYNFNNMEQIQAIINGCGQSRSPVILQVSKGARNYANATLLRNMGKGAVEMARELGYNIPIALHLDHGDSYELCVSCIESGFSSIMIDGSHLPYQENVELTRKVVDYAHRYDITVEGELGILAGIEDDVVGARSTYTQPEEVEDFVKNTDVDSLAISIGTSHGAYKFKPDQCTLNKEGILVPPPLRFDILDEIEKRIPGFPIVLHGASSVLLKYVDLINSNGGALADAVGIPEDQLRKAARSAVCKINIDSDGRLVVTAMIRKIFREKPAEFDPRKYLGPARDELTKMIIEKNKNVLGSAERY, from the coding sequence ATGGCTATCAGCTATAAAGAACTAGGCTTTGTCAATACACGTGAAATGTTTAAAAAAGCCATGGATGGCGGATATGCTGTCCCTGCTTATAACTTTAACAATATGGAGCAGATTCAGGCCATTATCAACGGGTGTGGTCAATCCAGGTCCCCGGTAATCCTCCAGGTCTCTAAGGGCGCCCGCAATTACGCTAACGCCACCCTCCTCCGCAACATGGGGAAGGGTGCTGTGGAAATGGCCCGCGAGCTTGGTTACAATATTCCCATCGCCCTTCACCTGGACCACGGCGACAGCTACGAGCTCTGTGTTTCCTGTATTGAAAGCGGATTCTCTTCGATAATGATCGACGGCTCCCATCTTCCCTATCAGGAAAACGTCGAACTGACCAGGAAGGTCGTTGACTATGCCCACAGGTACGATATTACTGTCGAGGGTGAACTGGGCATACTTGCCGGCATCGAAGACGACGTAGTTGGAGCAAGGTCTACTTATACTCAGCCCGAAGAGGTTGAAGACTTTGTAAAGAATACAGACGTTGATTCCCTTGCAATTTCAATAGGCACATCTCATGGCGCTTACAAATTCAAGCCAGATCAGTGCACCCTCAACAAAGAAGGCATCCTTGTCCCCCCGCCCCTGCGCTTTGACATCCTCGATGAAATCGAAAAGCGAATCCCTGGTTTCCCCATTGTTTTGCACGGAGCCAGTTCGGTCCTGCTCAAATACGTTGACCTTATAAATAGCAATGGCGGGGCTCTGGCAGACGCTGTTGGTATTCCCGAGGATCAGTTGAGAAAGGCGGCAAGGTCTGCTGTCTGCAAGATCAACATAGATTCCGACGGGCGTTTGGTTGTTACAGCCATGATCCGGAAAATATTCAGAGAAAAGCCGGCTGAATTTGACCCTCGCAAATACTTAGGTCCTGCACGCGATGAGCTTACTAAGATGATCATTGAAAAGAACAAAAATGTGCTGGGCAGCGCAGAGCGATACTAG
- a CDS encoding DUF5677 domain-containing protein: MQKSLIEHPQNDPIKTILLSFLTKSNHSLDAIILLYKRSLFHEAQSIIRIIFELFVTFLTFEKMLC; encoded by the coding sequence ATGCAAAAATCACTTATTGAACATCCACAAAATGACCCTATCAAAACCATCCTTCTAAGTTTCTTAACAAAATCTAATCATTCGCTAGATGCCATTATCTTGTTGTACAAACGTTCTTTGTTTCATGAGGCGCAGTCTATCATACGCATTATATTCGAATTATTTGTCACCTTTTTGACTTTTGAGAAAATGCTATGTTAA